One window of the Endomicrobium proavitum genome contains the following:
- the cas1c gene encoding type I-C CRISPR-associated endonuclease Cas1c has product MKKLFNNLYITTQESYISKERENLVVSLHGKEIFRAPIHLINSVVCFGNVLCSPFFFGLCAENNVQVSFFTQYGKFIAKVQSPVSGNVLLRKQQYKYSDDEKFCLDTAKSILIGKLNNSKTVINRALRDHSDKMKDCEKLKQVSESLSRSMSKVLSAENIDILRGMEGDAANSYFSVFDELILNNKENFFMKERTRRPPQDNVNCLLSFIYTLLAHDVASALEGVGLDPQVGFFHKDRPGRPSLALDLMEEFRSVIADRLVLTLINLSQLDEKGFQQSSSGGVIMNDENRKIVLDEYRKRKEEEVFHPFFKENIHIGLLFHAQALLFARYVRGDIDAYPPFIWK; this is encoded by the coding sequence ATGAAAAAACTATTTAATAATCTTTACATCACAACGCAAGAATCATATATTTCAAAAGAGCGAGAAAATTTAGTTGTCAGCTTGCACGGTAAAGAAATATTTCGCGCGCCAATACATCTTATAAATTCAGTGGTTTGTTTTGGCAATGTTTTGTGCTCTCCTTTTTTCTTTGGACTGTGCGCAGAAAATAATGTTCAGGTAAGTTTCTTCACGCAATACGGCAAGTTTATTGCAAAAGTTCAGTCGCCTGTTTCAGGAAATGTTTTGTTGAGAAAGCAGCAATATAAATATTCCGATGATGAAAAATTTTGTCTTGATACGGCAAAATCAATTTTAATAGGCAAATTGAACAATTCAAAAACTGTTATCAACAGAGCTTTAAGAGATCACAGCGATAAAATGAAAGATTGCGAAAAATTGAAACAAGTATCTGAAAGCTTAAGCAGGTCAATGTCAAAAGTATTAAGCGCAGAAAATATTGACATATTGCGGGGAATGGAAGGCGATGCTGCAAACTCATATTTCAGCGTCTTTGATGAATTGATATTAAACAATAAAGAAAACTTTTTTATGAAAGAAAGAACCCGCCGCCCGCCGCAAGATAATGTTAATTGTTTGTTATCTTTCATATACACTCTTTTAGCGCACGATGTTGCTTCTGCATTGGAAGGCGTTGGTCTTGATCCGCAAGTAGGATTCTTTCATAAAGACCGCCCCGGCAGGCCAAGTTTAGCTTTAGATTTAATGGAAGAATTCCGCTCTGTTATTGCAGACAGATTAGTTCTTACATTAATAAATTTATCCCAACTTGATGAGAAAGGTTTTCAGCAATCTTCAAGCGGCGGCGTAATAATGAACGATGAAAATAGAAAAATTGTGTTAGATGAATACAGAAAAAGAAAAGAAGAAGAAGTTTTTCATCCGTTTTTTAAAGAAAATATTCACATAGGGCTTTTGTTTCATGCCCAAGCCTTACTTTTTGCAAGATATGTAAGGGGAGATATTGACGCATATCCTCCTTTCATTTGGAAATAA
- a CDS encoding virulence RhuM family protein — protein MRKDLIMHEGERREIIIYRDGCNAPKVEVLFQQQNLWLTQNSMAQLFDIQKAAISKHLSNIYLSGELEKTSTVSILETLQNEGARQVKRNIEFYNLEAVIAVGYRVNSERAIMFRNWASKILKEYIQKGSVLDAERLKKPEYIFGQDYFDETLERIRDIRSSERRFYQKITDIYAQCSADYNVNSETTQLFFANVQNKLHWAITKETAAEIIYNRAGHKKPSMGLTSWKNAPQGRIRKNDVSIAKNYLNHEELDGLNRIVAMYLDYAEDQAKRRKVMYMKDWAEKLNSFLKFNEREVLQNNGKVTHEIAKSFAEGEFEKYRIVQDRLFESDYDRFLKIENKIKRVKK, from the coding sequence ATGAGAAAAGATTTGATAATGCACGAAGGTGAGAGGCGCGAAATTATTATTTATCGCGATGGTTGTAATGCGCCAAAAGTTGAAGTGTTGTTCCAACAGCAAAATTTATGGCTTACGCAAAATAGTATGGCGCAACTTTTTGATATTCAAAAAGCAGCTATTTCAAAACATTTGTCAAATATTTACTTATCGGGTGAATTGGAAAAAACTTCAACTGTTTCCATTTTGGAAACACTTCAAAATGAGGGTGCGCGTCAAGTAAAAAGAAATATTGAGTTTTACAATCTTGAAGCTGTTATTGCAGTTGGCTATCGTGTAAATTCAGAGCGAGCAATAATGTTTCGTAATTGGGCAAGTAAAATTCTTAAGGAATATATACAGAAAGGTTCCGTGCTTGATGCGGAGCGATTAAAAAAACCGGAATATATTTTTGGGCAGGATTATTTTGATGAAACACTTGAAAGAATACGAGATATTCGTTCAAGTGAGCGTCGTTTTTATCAGAAAATCACCGATATTTATGCGCAGTGTAGCGCTGACTATAATGTGAATAGCGAAACTACACAACTCTTTTTTGCAAATGTCCAAAACAAACTCCATTGGGCGATTACAAAGGAAACCGCCGCTGAAATAATTTATAATCGCGCTGGCCATAAAAAGCCAAGTATGGGACTTACTTCATGGAAAAATGCACCGCAGGGCAGAATAAGAAAAAACGATGTCAGTATTGCAAAAAATTATCTAAATCATGAAGAATTGGATGGTTTAAATAGGATTGTTGCAATGTATTTAGATTATGCAGAAGACCAAGCAAAACGCCGCAAAGTGATGTATATGAAAGATTGGGCAGAAAAATTAAATTCTTTTTTGAAATTTAATGAGCGTGAAGTTTTACAGAATAATGGCAAAGTTACGCATGAAATAGCCAAATCTTTTGCGGAAGGCGAATTTGAAAAATATCGTATAGTGCAAGACAGATTGTTTGAAAGCGATTATGATAGATTTTTAAAGATTGAAAATAAAATAAAGCGCGTAAAAAAATAA
- the cas4 gene encoding CRISPR-associated protein Cas4 — MYLEDDLLQLSGLQHLLYCSRQCALAYMELQWADNFFTAKGILMHDKAHSDKREVKNGVVIERDIYIKSYALGLVGKSDIVEFHKSGAQLIPFPVEYKSGKAKNDNTDKVQLCAQALCLEEMLKIEIPSGAIFYGKTKNRLNVEFDNALREETINLAKDFHNLIESGITPKAQASTKCNNCSFKELCLPELTSGKKSAKKYLQSIVTENNTEN; from the coding sequence ATGTATTTAGAAGATGATTTGCTTCAATTATCAGGGTTGCAGCATTTATTATATTGCTCAAGACAGTGTGCTTTGGCATACATGGAATTGCAGTGGGCAGACAACTTCTTCACCGCCAAAGGTATTCTTATGCACGATAAAGCCCACAGCGATAAAAGAGAAGTTAAAAACGGGGTTGTAATAGAGCGTGATATTTACATTAAATCTTATGCTTTGGGTTTGGTCGGCAAAAGCGATATCGTTGAATTCCATAAATCCGGCGCGCAGCTCATTCCTTTCCCTGTGGAATATAAAAGCGGGAAAGCAAAAAATGATAACACAGATAAAGTTCAGTTATGCGCGCAGGCTTTGTGTCTTGAAGAAATGCTAAAGATAGAAATTCCAAGCGGCGCTATTTTTTACGGTAAAACAAAGAATCGTTTAAATGTTGAATTTGACAATGCTTTGCGAGAAGAAACAATAAATCTTGCCAAAGATTTTCATAATTTAATTGAAAGCGGCATTACGCCCAAAGCGCAAGCATCAACAAAATGCAACAATTGTTCATTTAAGGAATTGTGTTTGCCGGAACTCACTTCCGGCAAAAAATCGGCGAAGAAGTATTTGCAAAGTATAGTAACAGAGAATAATACGGAGAATTGA
- the cas7c gene encoding type I-C CRISPR-associated protein Cas7/Csd2 — translation MSLQKKIDFAVVFKVENANPNGDPLGGNRPRADFEELGEVSDVCLKRKIRNRLLDSGESIFVQSDDYKNDDAKSLKDRADKVEALKKEKDKEKYASIACKTWFDVRAFGQIFAFKGKKEDSGSGVSIGIRGPVSIQTAFSKEPVEIISTQITKSVNAESTETGKKSSDTMGTKHRVKHAVYVFYGAMNPQLAEKTSFSDDDAQKIKAVLPRLFENDESSARPAGSMEILKVIWWQHNSKLGQYSSAKVHKSLEVDNNGEIKISELKDLKPEIIEGY, via the coding sequence ATGTCATTACAAAAGAAAATTGATTTTGCAGTTGTATTTAAGGTAGAAAATGCTAATCCCAATGGCGATCCTCTTGGCGGCAACAGACCAAGAGCTGATTTTGAAGAGCTTGGTGAAGTATCTGATGTGTGTTTAAAAAGAAAAATAAGAAACAGATTGTTAGATTCAGGAGAATCTATTTTTGTTCAATCAGATGATTATAAAAATGACGATGCAAAAAGTTTAAAAGATAGAGCGGATAAAGTTGAAGCTTTAAAAAAAGAAAAAGATAAAGAAAAATATGCATCTATTGCTTGTAAAACTTGGTTTGATGTTCGCGCTTTCGGGCAGATTTTTGCTTTTAAAGGTAAAAAAGAAGACTCGGGTTCAGGAGTATCTATAGGTATAAGAGGTCCTGTATCAATACAAACTGCTTTTAGCAAAGAGCCGGTTGAGATTATAAGCACACAAATAACAAAAAGCGTTAATGCAGAAAGTACTGAGACTGGTAAAAAATCATCAGATACGATGGGAACAAAGCATCGTGTTAAACATGCAGTTTATGTTTTCTATGGCGCAATGAACCCGCAGCTTGCTGAAAAAACAAGTTTTAGCGATGATGATGCTCAAAAAATAAAAGCAGTTTTGCCAAGACTTTTTGAAAATGACGAATCTTCTGCCAGACCAGCCGGCAGCATGGAAATCTTAAAAGTTATTTGGTGGCAGCATAATTCTAAATTAGGGCAATATTCATCAGCGAAAGTTCATAAATCATTAGAAGTTGATAATAACGGAGAAATTAAAATTTCAGAATTAAAAGATTTAAAGCCTGAAATAATAGAAGGATACTAA
- the cas8c gene encoding type I-C CRISPR-associated protein Cas8c/Csd1 — protein MSWLQKLYESYDNCVAASEHSLYKILPICHSMQNAHIEITIDGDGNFKDAAIVNKEKTIMPATEDSAARANGCYPHPLADKIQYCAKDYDDYGGAKSSYFSYIDKKIKEDIGYFAQLKKWCTSNFRNDKAIAVLKYVEKGTLVKDLIDKKLLYCKQRIKKVIDNVYFKNKIEESKKAKNNKYKKYEKIQSKIKDKYKILKLIDDYGDALIRWRVNVKGDLQPETWNDEGVRKSWIDFISNQETLNGLCYVHSDIGETPLAQKHPKNIYSGSSGAKIISANDTSGFTFRGRFEESDEAVGISFDVSQKAHAVLKFLLSNELNMAYQNGAQVYVAWAQSIKEIPKFYDDSYDLFGEGEKNNSEATGNIAQVFSDKLKKKLHGYSQTLGNADNIIIIGLDSATPGRISVIYYKELKGSDFLDRIEKWHKKYSWLQYYNKDKQFYGAASPRDIAKAAYGNQADDKIIKKTVDRLLPLIIENKDIPNDIVESCIRQASNPITLEYWQWQKTLGIACGLYKGNNKKEDYEMSLEKGNSDRNYLYGRLLAIIDYAEQIALFVAKENRETNARKYMTEFRNKPYTTWERLHSMFNSGARHRLKANRALFLKNVEDELEEIHSKFNTIDYKDNSKLNGDYLLAYYCQLADLKNKDDEKDENNSDTQKGE, from the coding sequence ATGAGCTGGCTTCAAAAACTTTACGAAAGTTATGATAATTGTGTAGCGGCTTCTGAACATTCGTTGTATAAAATACTGCCTATATGCCATTCTATGCAAAATGCTCATATTGAAATTACGATAGATGGTGATGGCAATTTTAAAGATGCCGCTATTGTAAATAAAGAAAAAACTATAATGCCTGCCACAGAAGATTCGGCGGCAAGAGCTAATGGTTGCTATCCTCATCCTCTTGCTGATAAAATTCAATATTGTGCTAAAGATTATGATGATTATGGAGGTGCAAAATCATCATATTTTTCTTATATAGATAAAAAAATAAAAGAAGATATTGGTTATTTTGCACAACTTAAAAAATGGTGCACTTCAAATTTTAGAAACGATAAGGCAATTGCTGTTTTAAAGTATGTTGAAAAAGGGACACTGGTTAAAGATTTGATTGATAAAAAACTTCTATATTGTAAACAACGCATAAAAAAAGTAATAGATAATGTATATTTCAAAAATAAGATAGAAGAATCTAAAAAAGCAAAAAACAACAAATATAAAAAATATGAAAAAATACAAAGTAAAATTAAGGACAAATATAAAATACTAAAACTAATTGATGATTATGGCGACGCTTTAATCCGTTGGCGTGTTAATGTTAAAGGCGATTTGCAACCTGAAACTTGGAATGATGAAGGTGTTCGCAAATCTTGGATAGACTTTATTAGTAATCAAGAAACATTAAACGGGCTTTGTTATGTCCATAGCGATATAGGGGAAACTCCTCTTGCCCAAAAACATCCTAAAAATATATATAGCGGCTCAAGCGGTGCAAAAATAATTTCTGCAAATGATACAAGCGGTTTTACTTTTCGCGGGCGTTTTGAAGAATCAGACGAAGCAGTTGGAATTAGTTTTGACGTAAGTCAAAAAGCTCATGCAGTACTAAAATTTCTGTTGTCAAACGAATTAAATATGGCTTATCAAAACGGCGCGCAAGTTTATGTCGCTTGGGCTCAAAGCATAAAAGAGATTCCAAAATTTTATGACGATTCTTATGATTTATTTGGTGAAGGAGAAAAAAATAACAGTGAAGCAACAGGAAATATCGCTCAAGTTTTTAGCGATAAATTAAAGAAAAAACTGCATGGTTACTCTCAAACTTTGGGAAATGCTGACAATATAATAATTATTGGACTTGATTCTGCTACACCGGGGCGAATTTCTGTTATATACTATAAAGAATTAAAAGGTTCCGATTTTCTTGATAGAATAGAAAAATGGCATAAAAAATATTCTTGGTTGCAATATTATAATAAAGACAAACAGTTTTATGGTGCTGCTTCTCCGCGCGATATTGCAAAAGCTGCTTATGGTAATCAAGCAGATGATAAAATAATCAAAAAAACTGTAGATAGACTATTGCCGCTTATAATAGAAAATAAAGATATTCCTAACGATATAGTTGAAAGCTGTATCAGGCAAGCTTCAAATCCAATAACATTAGAATATTGGCAATGGCAAAAGACTTTAGGAATAGCTTGTGGTTTATATAAAGGAAATAATAAAAAGGAGGATTACGAAATGAGTCTTGAAAAAGGGAACTCTGACAGAAATTATCTTTATGGAAGGCTTCTTGCCATAATTGATTATGCCGAGCAAATAGCGCTGTTTGTGGCTAAAGAAAATAGGGAGACAAATGCAAGAAAGTATATGACAGAATTTAGAAATAAACCATATACAACTTGGGAAAGGCTGCATTCTATGTTTAATAGCGGTGCAAGACATCGCCTAAAGGCAAACAGAGCGCTGTTCTTAAAAAATGTTGAGGATGAATTAGAAGAAATACATTCTAAATTCAATACTATTGATTATAAAGATAATTCAAAACTTAATGGCGATTATTTATTGGCATACTATTGTCAACTTGCAGATTTAAAAAATAAAGATGATGAAAAAGATGAAAATAATTCTGATACTCAAAAAGGAGAATAA
- the cas5c gene encoding type I-C CRISPR-associated protein Cas5c, with protein MTYETPKNTIEFKVYGKYALFTDPVTKTGGEKCSYQIPTYEAIKGIAKSIYWKPTFLWIIDEMRVMNKIEMETKGIRPINYDGGNDLSIYTYLKNVEYHVRAHFEWNEFREDLKQDRNDGKHYEIAKRSLEKGGRQDIFLGSRECQGYVEPCVFGEGTSKYDDIDELSFGMMFHSFGYPNESSNSERTNTKELSARLWNAKMQKGVIKFPKPKDCQFSRIVKSTEYAILSKDIKSVNDEYEEMFSNKEAKI; from the coding sequence ATGACTTATGAAACGCCCAAGAATACGATAGAATTTAAGGTGTATGGCAAATATGCTTTATTTACAGACCCTGTAACCAAAACAGGGGGAGAAAAATGTTCTTATCAAATTCCAACGTATGAAGCAATTAAAGGCATTGCAAAATCTATCTATTGGAAGCCTACATTCCTTTGGATTATAGACGAAATGCGAGTTATGAATAAAATTGAAATGGAAACAAAAGGTATTCGTCCTATCAATTATGATGGCGGTAATGATTTGTCAATTTATACATATTTAAAGAATGTTGAATATCATGTAAGGGCTCATTTTGAATGGAATGAATTTAGAGAAGATTTAAAGCAAGATCGAAACGACGGCAAGCATTATGAGATTGCAAAGCGTTCCTTAGAAAAAGGCGGCAGGCAGGATATTTTTCTTGGAAGCAGAGAATGTCAAGGGTATGTTGAACCTTGTGTTTTTGGTGAAGGAACAAGCAAATATGATGATATAGATGAATTATCTTTTGGAATGATGTTTCATAGTTTTGGATATCCGAACGAAAGCAGTAATAGTGAGCGAACAAACACCAAAGAGCTTTCAGCAAGACTTTGGAATGCAAAAATGCAAAAAGGAGTTATAAAATTTCCAAAACCAAAAGATTGCCAGTTTTCAAGAATTGTTAAATCAACAGAATATGCAATATTAAGTAAGGATATTAAAAGCGTTAATGATGAATATGAAGAAATGTTTAGCAACAAGGAGGCAAAAATATGA
- a CDS encoding CRISPR-associated helicase/endonuclease Cas3: MQQLANSIIIFDEIQTLPIKCVHIFNNAINFLIDICGATVILCTATQPLLNTVDSNKGAIKLCEKADIVNNIEDIFETLKRVEIKPNLDKPYTSGNIAKKAVKLANENNNCLVVCNTTESAREIFEIIRQDVNILTYHLSAKMCPIHRKEILREIFLKLDAQRNNKVNEKIIVVSTQVIEAGVDIDFNSGIRALTGLDSIAQTAGRINRNGLNDIKQLYVYEFEETLGNMEEITVGKKISKRIFDEVKIEHITPEIMNEYYKHCFVNRAEIMDYKIKPLGSLLEYLSNNETAISEYTRTNNNSSPRLCMKQSFKEASEKFKSIDAPTNSVIVPYGYGQRIINELCNEKYDFKKIKSLLKEAQQYSVNLYDSDIRKLGKAIKVISKNLDVLYLEPCYYDDNFGITIEPTINKGGISI, encoded by the coding sequence TTGCAGCAATTAGCAAATTCAATAATAATTTTTGATGAAATTCAAACGCTTCCCATAAAATGTGTTCATATTTTTAATAATGCAATCAATTTCTTAATTGATATTTGTGGAGCAACTGTTATTTTATGTACTGCAACACAGCCGCTGTTAAACACAGTTGATAGTAACAAAGGAGCTATAAAGCTTTGTGAAAAAGCAGATATTGTAAATAATATTGAAGATATTTTTGAAACATTAAAAAGAGTTGAAATAAAGCCTAACTTAGATAAACCATATACAAGCGGCAATATCGCAAAGAAAGCTGTAAAACTTGCCAATGAAAATAATAATTGTTTGGTTGTATGCAATACCACAGAATCGGCAAGAGAAATATTTGAAATTATACGACAAGATGTAAATATTTTAACATACCATTTAAGTGCAAAAATGTGCCCTATTCATAGAAAGGAAATTCTAAGAGAAATTTTTTTAAAATTAGACGCACAAAGAAACAACAAAGTAAATGAAAAAATAATAGTTGTTTCTACACAAGTTATTGAAGCCGGAGTTGATATTGATTTTAATAGCGGCATTCGCGCATTAACAGGGTTAGATTCAATAGCACAAACAGCAGGCAGAATAAATAGAAACGGATTAAATGATATAAAGCAGCTTTATGTTTATGAGTTTGAAGAAACGCTTGGTAATATGGAAGAAATAACTGTAGGTAAAAAAATTTCCAAAAGAATATTTGACGAAGTGAAAATTGAACATATAACTCCAGAAATTATGAATGAATACTATAAGCATTGTTTTGTTAACCGTGCAGAAATTATGGATTATAAAATAAAACCGCTTGGCTCATTGCTTGAATATTTAAGCAATAACGAAACTGCAATCAGCGAATATACAAGAACTAATAATAATAGCAGTCCGCGTTTATGTATGAAACAATCTTTTAAAGAAGCGTCTGAAAAATTTAAATCAATAGATGCTCCTACGAATTCTGTGATTGTTCCTTATGGCTATGGACAGAGAATTATTAATGAATTATGCAATGAGAAATATGACTTTAAAAAAATAAAATCCCTTTTGAAAGAAGCTCAACAATATAGCGTTAATCTTTACGATAGTGATATTAGAAAACTCGGGAAAGCAATTAAAGTTATCAGTAAAAATTTGGATGTGCTTTATTTAGAGCCTTGTTATTACGATGATAATTTTGGTATTACAATAGAACCTACAATAAATAAAGGAGGAATAAGTATATGA